A portion of the Streptomyces sp. NBC_01335 genome contains these proteins:
- the hisB gene encoding imidazoleglycerol-phosphate dehydratase HisB: MTGESRVGRVERTTKETSVLVEINLDGSGKVDVATGVGFYDHMLDQLGRHGLFDLTVKTEGDLHIDSHHTIEDTALALGAAFKQALGDKVGIYRFGNCTVPLDESLAQVTVDLSGRPYLVHTEPEKMAPMIGEYDTTMTRHILESFVAQAQIALHVHVPYGRNAHHIVECQFKALARALRYASERDPRAAGILPSTKGAL, translated from the coding sequence ATGACGGGCGAGAGCCGCGTGGGCCGCGTGGAGCGCACCACCAAGGAAACCTCCGTACTCGTCGAGATCAACCTCGACGGCAGCGGGAAGGTCGACGTCGCAACCGGCGTCGGCTTCTACGACCACATGCTCGACCAGCTCGGCCGCCACGGCCTCTTCGACCTCACGGTCAAGACCGAGGGCGACCTGCACATCGACTCCCACCACACCATCGAGGACACCGCCCTCGCGCTCGGCGCCGCCTTCAAGCAGGCGCTCGGCGACAAGGTCGGCATCTACCGCTTCGGCAACTGCACCGTCCCGCTGGACGAGTCGCTCGCCCAGGTCACCGTCGACCTCTCCGGCCGCCCGTACCTGGTGCACACCGAGCCGGAGAAGATGGCGCCGATGATCGGCGAGTACGACACCACGATGACCCGGCACATCCTGGAGTCCTTCGTCGCGCAGGCCCAGATCGCCCTGCACGTCCACGTCCCGTACGGCCGCAACGCCCACCACATCGTGGAGTGCCAGTTCAAGGCCCTCGCCCGGGCCCTGCGCTACGCCAGCGAGCGCGACCCGCGCGCGGCCGGAATCCTGCCTTCCACGAAGGGCGCCCTGTGA
- a CDS encoding LON peptidase substrate-binding domain-containing protein, with protein MTTAHLPLFPLNAVLFPGLVLPLNVFEERYRAIMRELLKTDDDEPRRFVVVAVRDGRETAVTGTGMPEGTTVQTERAPADGFGADPVQSFHRVGCVADAAKIRERADGSFEVLATGTTRVRLLSVDASGPYLTAEVEFLAEDEEAGEARTLAEGVMRAFRTYQKRLAGANERSLTTGGDLPDEPSVVSYLVAAATVLDVATKQRLLQAPDTATRLREELTLLRKETAVLRHLPSLPAVDLTRAPTHLN; from the coding sequence GTGACCACAGCGCACCTGCCCCTCTTCCCGCTCAACGCGGTTCTGTTCCCCGGCCTCGTGCTGCCGTTGAACGTCTTCGAGGAGCGATATCGCGCCATCATGCGCGAGCTGCTGAAGACCGACGACGACGAACCCCGCCGCTTCGTGGTGGTGGCGGTACGGGACGGCCGGGAGACCGCCGTGACCGGCACCGGAATGCCGGAGGGCACGACGGTCCAGACCGAGCGCGCCCCGGCCGACGGCTTCGGCGCCGACCCGGTCCAGTCCTTCCACCGCGTCGGCTGCGTGGCCGACGCCGCCAAGATCCGCGAGCGCGCCGACGGCAGCTTCGAGGTGCTGGCCACCGGCACCACCCGGGTCCGGCTGCTCTCGGTGGACGCGAGCGGCCCGTATCTGACGGCCGAGGTGGAGTTCCTCGCCGAGGACGAGGAGGCCGGTGAGGCCCGGACCCTCGCCGAGGGCGTGATGCGCGCCTTCCGCACGTACCAGAAGCGGCTGGCCGGAGCGAACGAGCGGTCGCTGACCACCGGCGGCGACCTGCCGGACGAACCGTCCGTCGTCTCCTACCTGGTGGCCGCCGCCACCGTGCTGGACGTGGCCACGAAGCAGCGGCTGCTCCAGGCCCCGGACACCGCGACCCGGCTGCGCGAGGAACTCACCCTGCTCCGCAAGGAGACGGCGGTCCTCCGCCATCTGCCGTCGCTCCCGGCCGTGGACCTCACCCGCGCCCCCACGCACCTGAACTGA
- the hisH gene encoding imidazole glycerol phosphate synthase subunit HisH codes for MSDKKKVVVFDYGFGNVRSAERALARVGADVEITRDYDKAMNAEGLLVPGVGAFSACMGGLRAARGDWIIGRRLSGGRPVMGICVGMQVLFERGIEHGVETEGLDEWPGTVGPLKADVVPHMGWNTVEAPEDSRLFAGLDPEARYYFVHSYAAHDWSLEVTNAKIRAPRVTWATHGERFVAAVENGALWATQFHPEKSGDAGAELLTNWIETL; via the coding sequence ATGAGCGACAAGAAGAAGGTCGTCGTCTTCGACTACGGCTTCGGCAACGTCCGCTCCGCCGAGCGGGCGCTCGCCCGGGTCGGCGCGGACGTCGAGATAACGCGTGACTACGACAAGGCGATGAACGCCGAGGGACTCCTCGTCCCCGGCGTCGGCGCCTTCTCCGCCTGCATGGGCGGGCTCAGGGCCGCCCGCGGCGACTGGATCATCGGCCGCCGGCTCTCCGGCGGCCGCCCGGTGATGGGCATCTGCGTCGGGATGCAGGTCCTCTTCGAGCGGGGCATCGAGCACGGCGTGGAGACCGAGGGCCTGGACGAGTGGCCCGGCACCGTCGGCCCGCTCAAGGCGGACGTCGTCCCGCACATGGGCTGGAACACCGTCGAAGCACCCGAGGACAGCAGGCTCTTCGCCGGACTCGACCCCGAGGCCCGGTACTACTTCGTGCACTCCTACGCGGCGCACGACTGGAGCCTCGAAGTCACCAACGCCAAGATCCGGGCCCCCCGCGTCACCTGGGCCACGCACGGAGAGCGGTTCGTGGCGGCCGTGGAGAACGGCGCGCTGTGGGCCACCCAGTTCCACCCCGAGAAGTCCGGCGACGCCGGTGCCGAGCTGCTGACCAACTGGATCGAGACGCTGTAA
- a CDS encoding ABC transporter permease, translated as MTAPLTPPDPPTPYDPWPSPPAGSHLAPGQSPPDRARARAAIGRAALVTVLVAVAGVALGLLWLWLSPRIPLISDDTAVYLKDSEGEEAVGADGTFALLAAGFGVVSAAVVYLLRRTGGIPTVVGLALGGLLGALLAWWLGTSLGPTSDVVAHAKEAGKGVTFDAPLELNAKGALLAWPVAAMVVHLILTAAFTPRDPDPDTQWQHPGWATNGAEWAYGPAGQPVQGQPVEGQPVEGVPGAPGTAAAPGTPDGPAPDGAGPDAGTRARAQSDTKGPAGPQPPA; from the coding sequence GTGACCGCACCCTTGACGCCGCCCGACCCGCCGACGCCCTACGATCCCTGGCCGTCTCCTCCGGCGGGTTCGCACCTCGCCCCCGGTCAGTCGCCGCCCGACCGCGCCCGGGCGCGGGCCGCGATCGGCCGGGCCGCGCTCGTCACCGTGCTGGTGGCCGTCGCCGGCGTCGCGCTCGGTCTGCTCTGGCTCTGGCTCTCCCCGCGCATCCCGCTGATCTCGGACGACACCGCCGTCTACCTCAAGGACAGCGAGGGCGAGGAGGCCGTCGGAGCGGACGGCACGTTCGCCCTGCTCGCCGCCGGATTCGGCGTCGTCTCGGCCGCCGTGGTCTACCTGCTCCGGCGTACCGGCGGCATCCCGACGGTGGTCGGCCTGGCGCTCGGCGGCCTGCTCGGAGCGCTGCTCGCCTGGTGGCTGGGTACCTCCCTCGGCCCGACCTCGGACGTGGTCGCCCACGCCAAGGAAGCCGGGAAGGGGGTGACCTTCGACGCGCCGCTGGAACTGAACGCGAAGGGCGCGCTGCTCGCCTGGCCGGTGGCCGCGATGGTCGTGCACCTGATCCTCACGGCGGCCTTCACGCCCCGGGACCCCGACCCCGACACGCAGTGGCAGCACCCCGGGTGGGCGACGAACGGCGCCGAGTGGGCGTACGGCCCGGCCGGCCAGCCGGTCCAGGGTCAGCCGGTGGAGGGCCAGCCGGTGGAGGGTGTGCCCGGCGCACCGGGCACGGCGGCCGCACCCGGCACGCCCGACGGCCCGGCGCCGGACGGGGCGGGCCCGGACGCCGGTACGCGGGCACGGGCGCAGAGCGACACGAAGGGCCCCGCCGGACCGCAGCCGCCGGCCTGA
- a CDS encoding oxidoreductase has protein sequence MTEPHENDIPEGLSAAELGMWQSFRNGSTFDLRTHDPERDDPFGPHMWGPGRSVGARVVARLLLSGPPARPGRVAALKLRGVRITGKLDLAGGRVSPYVELTGCRFEQEVMFPECHFTTLRMVGCAMPRLEAARLRTEGDLHLPRCRVDRGVRLTDAQIGTDLLINQISVGCDRRGRAIAADGLTVAQDLQAEMIETYGEVSLRGATVGGSLNLRGSRLRAAEGRKALNAPQLRVERTLYLTEAWVSTETGNQGTTPPYGIVHGPTSDLTPARGSRAQIFECRGGVRLDDGRFGDVLDLHLARFVLEPQEELSMRRIVVPELRFSLERPEEGRVVLNGARVVTLIDLSTSWPGPGGLAMGGFVYENLVPYGHFPLSRRLEWVLAATPEYVPEPYERLATVLRNCGEDADAREVLLAKQRRRRETLPLAGKLWGFLQDWTVAYGYRPGRAAVWMAVLWAASTLVFSRHEPAAIKRDEHPEWNPALYALDLLIPVIGLGQDGYWRMTGGWQWVSAGLVLVGWVLATTVAAGASRLLTRG, from the coding sequence GTGACGGAGCCGCACGAGAACGACATCCCGGAAGGACTCAGCGCCGCGGAGCTGGGCATGTGGCAGTCCTTCCGGAACGGGAGCACCTTCGATCTGCGCACCCACGACCCCGAACGCGACGATCCGTTCGGCCCGCACATGTGGGGTCCGGGACGGAGCGTCGGCGCCCGGGTCGTGGCGCGGCTGCTGCTGAGCGGTCCACCGGCCCGGCCGGGGCGGGTGGCGGCGCTGAAGCTCAGGGGCGTACGGATCACCGGCAAGCTCGATCTGGCCGGCGGCCGGGTCTCGCCGTACGTCGAGCTGACGGGCTGCCGGTTCGAGCAGGAGGTGATGTTCCCCGAGTGCCACTTCACGACGCTGCGGATGGTGGGCTGCGCGATGCCCCGGCTGGAGGCGGCCAGGCTGCGCACCGAGGGCGACCTCCATCTGCCGCGCTGCCGGGTCGACCGGGGCGTGCGGCTGACGGACGCCCAGATCGGCACGGACCTGCTGATCAACCAGATCAGCGTGGGCTGCGACCGGCGGGGCCGGGCGATCGCCGCGGACGGGCTGACCGTGGCGCAGGACCTCCAGGCGGAGATGATCGAGACGTACGGCGAAGTCAGCCTGCGCGGGGCGACGGTGGGCGGCTCGCTGAACCTGCGCGGCAGCCGGCTGCGCGCGGCGGAGGGGCGCAAGGCCCTGAACGCCCCGCAGTTGAGGGTGGAGCGGACGCTCTACCTGACCGAGGCGTGGGTGAGCACCGAGACGGGGAACCAGGGCACCACTCCGCCGTACGGCATCGTGCACGGGCCGACGTCGGACCTGACGCCCGCCCGGGGTTCGCGCGCGCAGATCTTCGAGTGCCGGGGCGGGGTCCGCCTCGACGACGGGCGGTTCGGGGACGTGCTCGACCTGCACCTGGCGCGGTTCGTGCTGGAGCCGCAGGAGGAGCTGTCGATGCGCCGGATCGTCGTGCCCGAGCTGCGGTTCAGCCTGGAGCGCCCCGAGGAGGGCCGGGTCGTGCTGAACGGCGCCCGGGTGGTCACCCTCATCGACCTGTCGACCAGCTGGCCGGGTCCCGGCGGGCTGGCGATGGGCGGCTTCGTCTACGAGAACCTCGTCCCGTACGGCCACTTCCCGCTCTCCCGGCGGCTGGAGTGGGTCCTCGCCGCCACCCCGGAGTACGTCCCCGAGCCGTACGAGCGGCTGGCGACCGTGCTCCGCAACTGCGGCGAGGACGCGGACGCCCGGGAGGTGCTGCTCGCCAAGCAGCGCCGCCGCCGGGAGACGCTGCCGCTCGCCGGGAAGCTGTGGGGGTTCCTCCAGGACTGGACGGTGGCGTACGGCTACCGGCCGGGCCGGGCGGCGGTGTGGATGGCGGTGCTCTGGGCGGCGAGCACCCTGGTCTTCTCCCGGCACGAGCCGGCGGCGATCAAGCGGGACGAGCACCCGGAGTGGAATCCGGCGCTGTACGCGCTCGATCTGCTGATCCCGGTGATCGGTCTCGGCCAGGACGGCTACTGGCGGATGACGGGCGGCTGGCAGTGGGTGTCCGCCGGGCTGGTGCTGGTGGGGTGGGTTCTGGCCACCACGGTGGCCGCCGGGGCCTCCCGGCTGCTGACCCGGGGGTGA
- the ybaK gene encoding Cys-tRNA(Pro) deacylase produces the protein MAKKTKKQQGGTPATVALTAAGADFTVHAYEHDPGAPSYGEEAAEALGVSPERVFKTLVADVDGELTVAVVPVAGSLDLKALASAVGGKRAAMADPAAAERTTGYVRGGISPLGQRKRLRTVVDASAGSHPTICVSAGRRGLEVELAAADLARLTGAVFAPIGRA, from the coding sequence GTGGCGAAGAAGACGAAGAAGCAGCAGGGCGGTACCCCGGCCACGGTCGCGCTGACCGCGGCCGGGGCCGACTTCACGGTCCACGCCTACGAGCACGACCCGGGGGCGCCCAGTTACGGCGAGGAGGCGGCCGAGGCCCTCGGCGTCTCCCCCGAACGGGTGTTCAAGACCCTGGTCGCCGACGTGGACGGCGAGCTGACGGTGGCGGTGGTCCCGGTCGCGGGCTCGCTCGACCTGAAGGCGCTCGCCTCGGCGGTCGGCGGCAAGCGGGCCGCCATGGCCGATCCGGCGGCGGCCGAACGCACCACGGGGTACGTGCGCGGCGGCATCTCGCCGCTGGGCCAGCGCAAGCGGCTGCGTACGGTCGTCGACGCCTCGGCCGGTTCGCACCCGACCATCTGCGTCTCGGCAGGGCGCCGGGGCCTGGAGGTCGAACTGGCGGCGGCGGACCTGGCGCGGCTCACCGGCGCGGTGTTCGCGCCGATCGGGCGCGCGTAA
- a CDS encoding histidinol-phosphate transaminase, which translates to MTNDSTTDTTGPVRIDDLPIREELRGQSPYGAPQLDVPVRLNTNENPYPLPDALVDRIAERVREAARELNRYPDRDAVELRTGLAGYLSRTAGHEVTTAQVWAANGSNEVIQQLMQAFGGPGRTAIGFEPSYSMHALIARGTGTGWISGPRNEDFTIDVEAAKKAIAEHRPNVVFITSPNNPTGTAVDADTVLALYDAAQAARPSLVVVDEAYGEFSHRPSLLPLIGGRPHMVLSRTMSKAFGAAGLRLGYLAADAAVVDAVQLVRLPYHLSSVTQATALAALEHTDTLLGYVERLKSERDRIVAELRALGYEVTESDANFVQFGRFEDSRAVWRAILDRGVLVRDNGVPGWLRVTAGTPAENDAFLDAVREIKKEHDA; encoded by the coding sequence GTGACGAACGACAGCACCACCGACACCACCGGCCCCGTCCGCATCGACGACCTCCCGATCCGGGAGGAGCTGCGCGGCCAGTCCCCGTACGGTGCCCCCCAGCTCGACGTACCCGTCCGGCTGAACACCAACGAGAACCCCTACCCGCTGCCCGACGCCCTCGTCGACCGGATCGCCGAGCGCGTCCGCGAGGCCGCCCGCGAGCTCAACCGCTACCCGGACCGGGACGCCGTCGAGCTCCGTACCGGACTCGCCGGCTACCTCAGCCGCACCGCCGGCCACGAGGTCACCACCGCCCAGGTCTGGGCGGCCAACGGCTCCAACGAGGTCATCCAGCAGCTGATGCAGGCGTTCGGTGGCCCCGGCCGCACCGCCATCGGCTTCGAACCCTCGTACTCGATGCACGCCCTCATCGCGCGCGGCACCGGCACCGGCTGGATCTCCGGCCCGCGCAACGAGGACTTCACCATCGACGTGGAGGCGGCGAAGAAGGCCATCGCCGAACACCGCCCGAACGTCGTCTTCATCACCTCCCCGAACAACCCCACCGGCACCGCCGTCGACGCCGACACCGTCCTCGCGCTGTACGACGCGGCGCAGGCGGCCCGGCCGTCCCTCGTCGTCGTCGACGAGGCGTACGGCGAGTTCAGCCACCGCCCCTCGCTGCTCCCGCTGATCGGGGGCCGGCCGCACATGGTGCTCTCCCGCACCATGTCGAAGGCGTTCGGCGCCGCCGGACTGCGCCTCGGCTACCTCGCCGCCGACGCCGCCGTGGTCGACGCCGTCCAGCTGGTACGCCTGCCGTACCACCTGTCCTCCGTCACCCAGGCCACCGCGCTGGCCGCCCTGGAGCACACCGATACGCTCCTCGGGTACGTCGAGCGGCTCAAGAGCGAGCGGGACCGGATCGTCGCCGAACTCCGGGCCCTGGGCTACGAGGTCACCGAATCGGACGCCAACTTCGTCCAGTTCGGCCGCTTCGAGGACAGCCGTGCCGTGTGGCGGGCGATCCTCGACCGGGGCGTCCTGGTCCGGGACAACGGCGTACCGGGATGGCTGCGGGTCACCGCGGGGACCCCGGCAGAGAACGACGCGTTCCTCGATGCGGTTCGCGAAATCAAGAAGGAGCACGACGCATGA
- the hisD gene encoding histidinol dehydrogenase — protein MISRIDLRGDVLPEGAPLRDLLPRAEFDVEAALETVRPICEDVRHRGAAAVIEWGEKFDGVRPESLRVPVAALADALAELDPAVRAALEESIRRARLVHREQRRTTHTTQVVPGGTVTEKWVPVERVGLYVPGGRSVYPSSVVMNVVPAQEAGVEGIAVSSPPQKEFGGLPHPTILAACALLGVDEVYAAGGAQAIALFAYGTEGEDGCRPVNLVTGPGNIYVAAAKRLLKGRIGIDAEAGPTEIAILADSTADPVHIAADLISQAEHDPMAAAVLVTDSEELAAATEAELAPQVAASKHVTDRIAPALAGRQSAIVLVRDLADGLKVVDAYGAEHLEIQTADAAAVADRVRNAGAVFVGPWSPVSLGDYCAGSNHVLPTGGCACHSSGLSVQSFLRGIHIVDYTRDALAEVTHHVVTLAEAEDLPAHGAALKARFGWKVPQA, from the coding sequence GTGATCTCTCGAATCGATCTGCGCGGCGACGTCCTCCCCGAGGGCGCCCCCTTGCGCGACCTGCTGCCCCGTGCCGAGTTCGACGTGGAAGCCGCCCTGGAGACGGTGCGGCCCATCTGCGAGGACGTACGCCATCGTGGCGCGGCAGCGGTGATCGAATGGGGGGAGAAATTCGACGGCGTCCGGCCGGAATCGCTCCGGGTGCCGGTCGCCGCCCTCGCCGACGCGCTGGCGGAGCTCGACCCCGCCGTCCGCGCCGCCCTGGAGGAGTCGATCCGCCGCGCCCGCCTCGTCCACCGCGAGCAGCGCCGCACCACCCACACCACCCAGGTCGTGCCCGGCGGCACGGTCACCGAGAAGTGGGTGCCCGTCGAGCGCGTCGGGCTCTACGTCCCCGGCGGGCGCTCGGTCTACCCGTCCTCCGTCGTCATGAACGTCGTCCCGGCCCAGGAGGCCGGCGTCGAGGGCATCGCCGTGTCCTCCCCGCCGCAGAAGGAGTTCGGCGGCCTGCCGCACCCCACCATCCTGGCCGCCTGCGCCCTGCTCGGCGTGGACGAGGTGTACGCCGCCGGCGGCGCCCAGGCCATCGCCCTCTTCGCCTACGGCACCGAGGGCGAGGACGGCTGCCGCCCCGTGAACCTCGTCACGGGCCCCGGCAACATCTACGTCGCCGCCGCCAAGCGCCTCCTCAAGGGCCGCATCGGCATCGACGCCGAGGCCGGACCCACCGAGATCGCGATCCTCGCCGACTCGACCGCCGACCCGGTGCACATCGCGGCCGACCTGATCAGCCAGGCCGAGCACGACCCGATGGCCGCCGCCGTCCTCGTCACCGACTCCGAGGAACTCGCCGCCGCCACCGAGGCCGAACTCGCGCCCCAGGTCGCCGCCTCCAAGCACGTCACCGACCGCATCGCACCCGCGCTCGCCGGCCGGCAGTCCGCGATCGTCCTCGTCCGCGACCTCGCGGACGGGCTGAAGGTGGTCGACGCGTACGGCGCCGAGCACCTGGAGATCCAGACCGCCGACGCCGCCGCCGTCGCCGACCGCGTCCGCAACGCCGGCGCGGTCTTCGTCGGCCCCTGGTCGCCGGTCTCCCTCGGCGACTACTGCGCCGGGTCCAACCACGTACTGCCCACCGGTGGTTGCGCCTGCCACTCCTCGGGTCTCTCCGTGCAGTCCTTCCTGCGCGGCATCCACATCGTCGACTACACCCGCGACGCACTGGCCGAGGTCACCCACCACGTGGTGACCCTCGCCGAGGCGGAGGACCTCCCCGCCCACGGCGCGGCACTCAAGGCACGGTTCGGCTGGAAGGTTCCGCAGGCGTGA